A stretch of the Tachysurus vachellii isolate PV-2020 chromosome 26, HZAU_Pvac_v1, whole genome shotgun sequence genome encodes the following:
- the tbx3a gene encoding T-box transcription factor TBX3a isoform X2 — MQYLDFWMTFLMRDPVIQGSSMAYHPFLPNRGPEFAMSAMLGHQPPFFPALALPPNGSLSLPGALGKPIMEQLMGTADSGLHFSSLGHQAAAAHLRPLKTLEPEEEVEDDPKVHLEAKELWELFHKCGTEMVITKSGRRMFPPFKVRCTGLDKKAKYILLMDIVAADDCRYKFHNSRWMVAGKADPEMPKRMYIHPDSPATGEQWMSKVVNFHKLKLTNNISDKHGFTILNSMHKYQPRFHIVRANDILKLPYSTFRTYVFPETDFIAVTAYQNDKITQLKIDHNPFAKGFRDTGNGRREKRKQLALQSLRSYEDPQKKENGTSDDSSGEQTSFKCFRPASSPAVATVGRQSLKDFCDSDEDSEEDERDVNLKEGPDSSKISTTTTEDAKEREGALNKLNSFGEGDSRLRESRTEKSRADSRHSPVTLISSTTRSGEELKSPAGEQPKLDECRSVSKDSYTTPLTVQTDAGVHLNQSHFHNFGFPPGLAGQQFFNHLGSAHPFLLHPSQFNMGGAFSNMAAGMGPLLAAVSSGGVTSMDTASMASPSQSLTGAPGVPFHLQQHVLASQGLAMSPFGGLFSYPYTYMAAAAAASSAATSSVHRHPFLNAVRPRLRYSPYSLPSVPDSTLLTTAIPPIDLKGDVMASSPVSATLDSTSEVTSRSSTISSGSVSLSPKTGSEKDSNNELQSIQRLVSGLDSKQDRERSVSP, encoded by the exons ATGCAATATCTGGACTTTTGGATGACCTTCCTGATGAGAGATCCAGTTATCCAAGGTTCGAGTATGGCATACCACCCGTTTTTACCCAACCGGGGTCCAGAGTTTGCCATGAGTGCCATGCTGGGCCACCAACCGCCCTTCTTCCCTGCGTTGGCATTGCCACCAAACGGCTCCCTTTCACTACCAGGAGCTCTCGGAAAGCCCATTATGGAACAGTTGATGGGCACCGCGGATTCGGGCCTGCATTTCTCCTCTCTAGGGCATCAGGCCGCCGCTGCTCATCTTCGGCCTCTTAAAACACTCGAGCCGGAGGAGGAAGTAGAGGACGACCCGAAAGTTCATCTAGAAGCAAAGGAACTTTGGGAGCTCTTCCATAAGTGTGGCACAGAAATGGTTATCACCAAATCAGGAAG ACGAATGTTTCCTCCGTTTAAAGTAAGATGCACTGGCCTGGACAAGAAAGCCAAATATATTCTGTTGATGGATATTGTAGCGGCTGACGACTGTAGGTATAAATTTCATAATTCGCGTTGGATGGTGGCCGGTAAAGCTGACCCCGAAATGCCAAAGCGGATGTACATTCATCCCGACAGCCCAGCAACTGGCGAGCAATGGATGTCCAAAGTCGTCAACTTTCACAAACTTAAACTCACCAACAATATCTCAGACAAACATGGATTT ACAATTTTGAACTCCATGCACAAATACCAGCCAAGATTTCACATTGTTCGGGCCAACGACATTCTCAAACTCCCCTACAGCACGTTCAGAACTTACGTTTTCCCCGAGACTGATTTTATTGCTGTTACTGCGTACCAAAACGACAAG ATTACACAGCTGAAAATCGACCACAATCCATTTGCTAAGGGTTTTCGAGATACTGGAAATGGACGACGTGAAAAAAG AAAACAGTTGGCCTTACAATCCTTACGATCCTACGAGGATCCCCAGAAAAAAGAGAACGGCACTTCTGACGATTCATCCGGCGAACAGACTTCGTTTAAATGCTTTCGTCCAGCTTCATCTCCTGCCGTGGCCACCGTGGGTCGACAGAGCTTAAAAG ACTTCTGTGACAGCGACGAAGACAGTGAAGAGGACGAAAGAGACGTAAACCTTAAAGAAGGACCAGACTCAAGCAAAATCTCCACCACTACCACTGAAGACGCAAAGGAACGGGAAGGTGCTTTGAACAAACTCAACTCGTTTGGAGAAGGTGACTCTCGTTTGAGAGAGAGCAGGACTGAGAAAAGCCGTGCTGATTCACGACACAGTCCAGTAACGCTCATTTCCAGCACCACGCGCTCGGGAGAAGAGCTTAAAAGTCCCGCAGGAGAACAGCCCAAACTGGACGAGTGCCGCTCCGTAAGCAAGGACAGTTATACAACACCGTTGACGGTTCAGACAGACGCCGGCGTGCATCTGAACCAGAGCCACTTTCACAATTTCGGATTTCCGCCCGGTTTGGCCGGGCAGCAGTTTTTCAATCACTTGGGAAGCGCCCATCCTTTCCTCTTGCATCCCAGTCAGTTCAATATGGGAGGTGCGTTTTCCAATATGGCCGCCGGGATGGGGCCATTATTGGCAGCCGTGTCCTCCGGAGGAGTGACCAGCATGGACACGGCCAGTATGGCGTCACCGTCGCAAAGTCTGACTGGAGCGCCGGGAGTGCCTTTTCATCTGCAGCAACACGTCCTGGCATCTCAG GGATTGGCAATGTCTCCCTTTGGAGGCCTTTTCTCATATCCCTATACGTACATGGCAGCAGCAGCTGCTGCCTCTTCAGCAGCCACCTCCTCGGTTCATCGCCACCCGTTCCTTAACGCCGTACGCCCGCGGCTCCGGTACAGCCCTTATTCATTACCGAGTGTGCCGGACAGCACTTTGCTTACAACCGCCATTCCTCCCATCGACCTGAAGGGGGACGTCATGGCTTCTAGTCCGGTATCTGCAACTTTGGACTCCACGTCTGAGGTGACCAGCCGTTCTTCGACCATATCATCCGGCTCCGTGTCTCTTTCGCCAAAAACAGGCTCTGAAAAAGATTCAAACAACGAGTTGCAGAGCATCCAGCGCCTTGTGAGCGGACTCGATTCAAAGCAGGACAGAGAGCGAAGCGTATctccataa
- the tbx3a gene encoding T-box transcription factor TBX3a isoform X1 — MQYLDFWMTFLMRDPVIQGSSMAYHPFLPNRGPEFAMSAMLGHQPPFFPALALPPNGSLSLPGALGKPIMEQLMGTADSGLHFSSLGHQAAAAHLRPLKTLEPEEEVEDDPKVHLEAKELWELFHKCGTEMVITKSGRRMFPPFKVRCTGLDKKAKYILLMDIVAADDCRYKFHNSRWMVAGKADPEMPKRMYIHPDSPATGEQWMSKVVNFHKLKLTNNISDKHGFALFSLQTILNSMHKYQPRFHIVRANDILKLPYSTFRTYVFPETDFIAVTAYQNDKITQLKIDHNPFAKGFRDTGNGRREKRKQLALQSLRSYEDPQKKENGTSDDSSGEQTSFKCFRPASSPAVATVGRQSLKDFCDSDEDSEEDERDVNLKEGPDSSKISTTTTEDAKEREGALNKLNSFGEGDSRLRESRTEKSRADSRHSPVTLISSTTRSGEELKSPAGEQPKLDECRSVSKDSYTTPLTVQTDAGVHLNQSHFHNFGFPPGLAGQQFFNHLGSAHPFLLHPSQFNMGGAFSNMAAGMGPLLAAVSSGGVTSMDTASMASPSQSLTGAPGVPFHLQQHVLASQGLAMSPFGGLFSYPYTYMAAAAAASSAATSSVHRHPFLNAVRPRLRYSPYSLPSVPDSTLLTTAIPPIDLKGDVMASSPVSATLDSTSEVTSRSSTISSGSVSLSPKTGSEKDSNNELQSIQRLVSGLDSKQDRERSVSP, encoded by the exons ATGCAATATCTGGACTTTTGGATGACCTTCCTGATGAGAGATCCAGTTATCCAAGGTTCGAGTATGGCATACCACCCGTTTTTACCCAACCGGGGTCCAGAGTTTGCCATGAGTGCCATGCTGGGCCACCAACCGCCCTTCTTCCCTGCGTTGGCATTGCCACCAAACGGCTCCCTTTCACTACCAGGAGCTCTCGGAAAGCCCATTATGGAACAGTTGATGGGCACCGCGGATTCGGGCCTGCATTTCTCCTCTCTAGGGCATCAGGCCGCCGCTGCTCATCTTCGGCCTCTTAAAACACTCGAGCCGGAGGAGGAAGTAGAGGACGACCCGAAAGTTCATCTAGAAGCAAAGGAACTTTGGGAGCTCTTCCATAAGTGTGGCACAGAAATGGTTATCACCAAATCAGGAAG ACGAATGTTTCCTCCGTTTAAAGTAAGATGCACTGGCCTGGACAAGAAAGCCAAATATATTCTGTTGATGGATATTGTAGCGGCTGACGACTGTAGGTATAAATTTCATAATTCGCGTTGGATGGTGGCCGGTAAAGCTGACCCCGAAATGCCAAAGCGGATGTACATTCATCCCGACAGCCCAGCAACTGGCGAGCAATGGATGTCCAAAGTCGTCAACTTTCACAAACTTAAACTCACCAACAATATCTCAGACAAACATGGATTT GCCTTGTTTTCATTGCAGACAATTTTGAACTCCATGCACAAATACCAGCCAAGATTTCACATTGTTCGGGCCAACGACATTCTCAAACTCCCCTACAGCACGTTCAGAACTTACGTTTTCCCCGAGACTGATTTTATTGCTGTTACTGCGTACCAAAACGACAAG ATTACACAGCTGAAAATCGACCACAATCCATTTGCTAAGGGTTTTCGAGATACTGGAAATGGACGACGTGAAAAAAG AAAACAGTTGGCCTTACAATCCTTACGATCCTACGAGGATCCCCAGAAAAAAGAGAACGGCACTTCTGACGATTCATCCGGCGAACAGACTTCGTTTAAATGCTTTCGTCCAGCTTCATCTCCTGCCGTGGCCACCGTGGGTCGACAGAGCTTAAAAG ACTTCTGTGACAGCGACGAAGACAGTGAAGAGGACGAAAGAGACGTAAACCTTAAAGAAGGACCAGACTCAAGCAAAATCTCCACCACTACCACTGAAGACGCAAAGGAACGGGAAGGTGCTTTGAACAAACTCAACTCGTTTGGAGAAGGTGACTCTCGTTTGAGAGAGAGCAGGACTGAGAAAAGCCGTGCTGATTCACGACACAGTCCAGTAACGCTCATTTCCAGCACCACGCGCTCGGGAGAAGAGCTTAAAAGTCCCGCAGGAGAACAGCCCAAACTGGACGAGTGCCGCTCCGTAAGCAAGGACAGTTATACAACACCGTTGACGGTTCAGACAGACGCCGGCGTGCATCTGAACCAGAGCCACTTTCACAATTTCGGATTTCCGCCCGGTTTGGCCGGGCAGCAGTTTTTCAATCACTTGGGAAGCGCCCATCCTTTCCTCTTGCATCCCAGTCAGTTCAATATGGGAGGTGCGTTTTCCAATATGGCCGCCGGGATGGGGCCATTATTGGCAGCCGTGTCCTCCGGAGGAGTGACCAGCATGGACACGGCCAGTATGGCGTCACCGTCGCAAAGTCTGACTGGAGCGCCGGGAGTGCCTTTTCATCTGCAGCAACACGTCCTGGCATCTCAG GGATTGGCAATGTCTCCCTTTGGAGGCCTTTTCTCATATCCCTATACGTACATGGCAGCAGCAGCTGCTGCCTCTTCAGCAGCCACCTCCTCGGTTCATCGCCACCCGTTCCTTAACGCCGTACGCCCGCGGCTCCGGTACAGCCCTTATTCATTACCGAGTGTGCCGGACAGCACTTTGCTTACAACCGCCATTCCTCCCATCGACCTGAAGGGGGACGTCATGGCTTCTAGTCCGGTATCTGCAACTTTGGACTCCACGTCTGAGGTGACCAGCCGTTCTTCGACCATATCATCCGGCTCCGTGTCTCTTTCGCCAAAAACAGGCTCTGAAAAAGATTCAAACAACGAGTTGCAGAGCATCCAGCGCCTTGTGAGCGGACTCGATTCAAAGCAGGACAGAGAGCGAAGCGTATctccataa